The genomic region CTCCACGAGGTCGGCGACGCTCGGACGGGAGAGGCCGGTCAGTGTCTTCAGCTGACCGGCCGTCAGCGGGCCTTCTCCCTGGAGCAGATCGAGGGCGACCCGGTCGTTGATGGCCCGAGCGGTGATCGAGGATGCGGGCATGCCTGGATCCTTCCAGATCTATTTATCAGGCAGGTTCCCTGATAGTTTACGGTGCGCGTTCGGGGCCCGCTCCCCGATGCCGCGGAAACACCAGGGATACGACGCTCGGGGAGGGCGCATGGCCGGGGACACGGGCTTCAGTCCGCAACGCTTGAAACGGGCTCGGTACGCCCTGGCCGCGGTGTTCTGCGTGCACGGCGCGGTGACCGGCAGCTTCGCCACCCGGATCCCGTGGATCCAGGACCACATCGGGGCGAGCGCGGGACAGCTCGGCCTCGCGCTGGCCTTCCCCGCGATCGGCTCGTCCCTGCTGATGCCGGTGTCCGGGGCCATCAGCCACCGCTTCGGTGCACGCAACGCGCTGCGCGGGCTGCTCGCCCTGTGGACCCTCGCGCTGGCGCTGCCCGCGTTCGCACCCAATCTGCTCACCCTCTGCGCGGTGCTCTTCGTCTACGGCGCCATGGCGGGCACGTCGGACGTGGCGATGAACGCCCTCGGCGTCGAGACCGAGAACCGGCTCGGCCGGTCGATCATGTCCGGGCTGCACGGCATGTGGAGCGCGGGTGCGCTGATCGGGTCGGCCGCGGGGACCTTCGCGGCGCACCTGGGCGCCGATGCCAGGCTCCACCACTGCATCGCGGCCGTGGTGCTGACCGTGCTGGGGTTCGCCGCCTGCCAGGGCGTACTCGATCTGCGCAGTACCCACGAGGAGCCGTCGCCGCCACGGTTCGCCCTGCCGCCCAGGTCGGCGCTGATCATCGGCGCGGTCGGCTTCTGCGCGGTCTTCGCGGAGGGCGCGAGTCTCGACTGGTCCGCGGTCTTCCTGCGGGACACCCTGAACACCTCGGCGGGACTGGCCGCCGGTTCCACCACCGCACTCGCCCTCACCATGGCGGTGGCCCGGCTCGCCGGGGACCGGGTCGTCGACCGGTTCGGCGCGGTACGCACGGTGCGCGCGGGCGGGGTGCTGGCGACGCTCGGCGGTCTGCTGGTGGTCCTGGCGCCCAACCCCCCGATAGTGATTGCGGGGTTCGCACTGATCGGTCTCGGGGTCGCGGTCGTCGTTCCGCTGGCGTTCGCCGCCGCCGGACGCAGCGGCCCCAACCCGAGCCAGGCCATCGCGGGCGTCGCCACCATCACGTACACCTCGGGACTCGTCGCACCGTCGGCGATCGGCGGGATCGCCAACGCCACCTCCCTGGTGGGGTCGTTCGTCCTGGTGACGGTGCTCGCCTTCGGGCTGGTGCTGGGCGGCGGTGTGCTGCGCTCGGCGGGCCGGGTGGCGGCGAAGGCGGATTCCACGGGCGCGGAGGTTCCCGGGCCACTGAGCTGAACCGGTCGGCGGGTGCGGCAGGACCCCCGGGGCTCCTGCCGCACCCGTCGCAGAAGTACGTCCCTGCGGGTTCAGCCCGCGATCGAGTCCAGCTGCTCGGCCGCCGGGCGCAGCGCCCACAGGTCCCCGCCGGGCGGCGCCTGGAGTTCCGGCAGCGCGGCGCGGGCCTCGGCGTCCCCGGCGTCGGCGGCGGCGTGCACGATGTCGCTCGCGGCGTACCGGTAGAACTCCAGCTCCGGGTAGGGCCAGTCGGCCTTGCCCGTGGCGGCGGGCAGCAGCAGGTCGACCGCCTTGAACAGGCTCTGCCCCTGCGGACCCCGGTAGCCCCAGAGGTCCACCCCGACCTGCTTGCCGATGGCCGCGAGCCGGGTGTAGGCGACCAGGTCGAAGGTGGAGTAGTGCCAGCTGCGGGTCCGCGCGAGCTCCTGCGGCTGGGTGCCGTCGCCCGCTATCTGGGCGTCGATCCGCCTGGTACGGGAGTCGAGGACGACCTTGCGTGCGAGCGCCCGGTCACCGGTGGCCAGTGCCAGTCCGGCGACCTGCATGTCCATGAAGGTGCCGTGGTTGTTCTCGGCCGCCGACTCCTGCTTGCCGAAGTCGGAGTCGACCAGCCAGCCCAGGAAGTCCTTGTTCCAGGCGGACATGCCTGCGCTGTCACTCCTCGTCCAGCCGGGCGCACCGGTGTCGAGGAGCGCGACGGCGTCGACGACGCTCGTGTACTGCTGGGAGAAGTCGATGATTCCGATCGCCCTGCCGTCGTACTTGCAGGGGATGAACTGCCCGTGGTCCAGGTTCGGATTCATCCGGGTAGCCGGGTCGACGAACCAGGTGCGCAGGATCTCGGCGGCGTGCTCCGCGTACGCCTTCCTGCCCGTGTAGTACCAGGCCAGGCTGAGGGAGGTGACGGAGTTCATCACCTTGCCGACGTCCGGGCGGTCGGTCCCGGTGTCGACCTCGGGGT from Streptomyces sp. NBC_01267 harbors:
- a CDS encoding alginate lyase family protein yields the protein MNGRSRRRLGALIAAAATVAAVLVPAASSAAAPRHSPTPKVPRTSVIDGKRLQQARIRLDHGDPALRKSLKQLTATADSWLGQGPWTVVDKPKPAPGGDPHDYLSQAPYWWPSQPKTADNPWGCPYVQRDGERNPEVDTGTDRPDVGKVMNSVTSLSLAWYYTGRKAYAEHAAEILRTWFVDPATRMNPNLDHGQFIPCKYDGRAIGIIDFSQQYTSVVDAVALLDTGAPGWTRSDSAGMSAWNKDFLGWLVDSDFGKQESAAENNHGTFMDMQVAGLALATGDRALARKVVLDSRTRRIDAQIAGDGTQPQELARTRSWHYSTFDLVAYTRLAAIGKQVGVDLWGYRGPQGQSLFKAVDLLLPAATGKADWPYPELEFYRYAASDIVHAAADAGDAEARAALPELQAPPGGDLWALRPAAEQLDSIAG
- a CDS encoding MFS transporter; its protein translation is MAGDTGFSPQRLKRARYALAAVFCVHGAVTGSFATRIPWIQDHIGASAGQLGLALAFPAIGSSLLMPVSGAISHRFGARNALRGLLALWTLALALPAFAPNLLTLCAVLFVYGAMAGTSDVAMNALGVETENRLGRSIMSGLHGMWSAGALIGSAAGTFAAHLGADARLHHCIAAVVLTVLGFAACQGVLDLRSTHEEPSPPRFALPPRSALIIGAVGFCAVFAEGASLDWSAVFLRDTLNTSAGLAAGSTTALALTMAVARLAGDRVVDRFGAVRTVRAGGVLATLGGLLVVLAPNPPIVIAGFALIGLGVAVVVPLAFAAAGRSGPNPSQAIAGVATITYTSGLVAPSAIGGIANATSLVGSFVLVTVLAFGLVLGGGVLRSAGRVAAKADSTGAEVPGPLS